A window of the Desulforapulum autotrophicum HRM2 genome harbors these coding sequences:
- a CDS encoding ABC transporter ATP-binding protein yields the protein MNDTILKLSGITKHFGSVAANEDVSFSLKQGEIVALLGENGAGKTTLMSILFGHYVADQGSIEVFGKKLAQGSPRAALDAGVGMVHQHFTLAGNMTVLENIMVGTASLFGVGNKAGRAAGKLTALMARFGLTVDPNALVRDLSVGEQQRVEILKVLYRDARILILDEPTAVLTPPESDALFKTLKQLVREGLSVVFITHKMREVMAASHRCIVLRQGRVVFESRTEQTDPEALARAMVGADIPRVVRKKRSPGREVLCLKDIFIGARDGKNAVKRLDLRLRSNEIIGIAGVSGNGQSELADMISGLITPCRGRIFLGSGELKKISPRIMIERGVGRIPDDRNGTGLIGDMSIMENLASKNYGDPESSRKGFLRFNAMARQAEKLVRQFDVRCPGINSPVRQLSGGNMQKLILARELSGAPGIILANQPTWGLDVGAAAHVHTQLIQAAKQGAGVIIISEDLDELFQVSDRIQVMYHGQLSAAEDVDTLDRARIGLMMSGQGTDLGSGRSFGPKGQSNGGNKNHAA from the coding sequence ATGAATGACACCATACTCAAGCTGTCCGGGATTACCAAGCATTTTGGATCTGTTGCCGCCAATGAGGATGTCTCTTTTTCCCTTAAACAGGGGGAAATTGTCGCCCTTCTGGGTGAAAACGGTGCGGGAAAAACCACACTCATGTCCATCCTGTTTGGTCATTATGTTGCCGATCAGGGCTCGATTGAGGTGTTCGGAAAAAAACTTGCCCAGGGCTCTCCACGGGCAGCCCTGGACGCCGGGGTCGGTATGGTGCATCAGCATTTTACCCTTGCCGGAAATATGACTGTTCTCGAGAATATCATGGTGGGCACGGCTTCCCTTTTTGGGGTTGGAAACAAGGCTGGACGGGCGGCAGGAAAATTGACCGCCCTTATGGCACGGTTCGGGCTTACCGTGGATCCCAATGCCCTGGTCCGGGATCTTTCCGTGGGAGAACAGCAGCGGGTGGAGATTCTGAAGGTCTTGTACCGGGATGCCAGGATTTTGATCCTTGATGAACCCACCGCCGTGCTGACTCCCCCGGAGTCGGATGCCCTTTTCAAGACCTTGAAACAGTTGGTCCGTGAAGGGTTAAGCGTTGTCTTTATCACCCATAAAATGCGTGAAGTCATGGCCGCAAGCCATCGGTGTATTGTCCTTCGCCAGGGCCGGGTGGTTTTTGAGTCCCGAACCGAACAAACTGACCCGGAGGCCCTTGCAAGGGCCATGGTTGGGGCTGATATTCCAAGGGTTGTTAGAAAAAAACGTTCGCCCGGACGAGAGGTGCTCTGCTTAAAAGATATTTTTATTGGGGCCAGGGACGGAAAAAATGCTGTAAAAAGGCTTGATCTAAGGCTCAGATCCAATGAAATCATTGGTATTGCAGGTGTTTCAGGCAATGGCCAGTCCGAGCTTGCCGATATGATATCCGGGCTTATCACCCCTTGCCGTGGCCGGATTTTTCTGGGTTCAGGGGAATTAAAAAAAATAAGCCCCAGGATCATGATTGAACGGGGGGTGGGGCGGATTCCCGATGATCGAAATGGAACCGGCCTTATCGGTGACATGTCCATCATGGAGAACCTTGCCAGCAAAAACTATGGTGATCCCGAATCTTCAAGAAAGGGGTTTCTACGGTTCAACGCCATGGCCAGGCAGGCAGAAAAGCTTGTACGGCAGTTTGATGTGCGATGTCCTGGAATTAACAGTCCGGTTAGACAGCTGTCCGGCGGCAATATGCAGAAATTAATACTTGCAAGGGAACTTTCCGGAGCTCCTGGAATCATTCTTGCCAACCAGCCCACCTGGGGACTGGATGTGGGGGCTGCGGCCCATGTCCACACCCAGCTGATCCAGGCGGCAAAACAGGGTGCAGGTGTGATCATAATCTCCGAAGATCTGGATGAGCTTTTCCAGGTCTCCGACCGGATCCAGGTCATGTACCATGGACAACTCTCCGCTGCCGAGGATGTTGATACCCTGGACAGGGCAAGGATAGGATTGATGATGTCCGGGCAGGGGACCGACCTGGGATCTGGGCGGAGCTTTGGTCCCAAAGGCCAATCCAATGGAGGCAATAAAAATCATGCGGCTTGA
- a CDS encoding BMP family protein, protein MMRLSVIASTLFFCMALFAGSAAASPKIKVAGIYTQPIQQKWDACLHKALQKASDQGKIDYVYSEKVSNTDYIRVLREYAEKGVDLVVGEAFGISRDVRKVARDYPGVAYLMGDTFGPENPNLSVFDNYIHEPCYLMGMLAGTMTQTNKIGMVGGYPIGEVNRLFNAFMAGAKSVNPGVEFKVSFIGSWYDPPKAKEFAYAQVESGVDILYAERAGVVDAAREKGILAFGNVNDMNKEENGEGVVVASALWHMDPAVNRAISLVKEGKFKAEDYRAWTMMAKGGAALSGFYEFEEKISAPIKSKIAETEKAIKAGDLIVEINDTEPKSTF, encoded by the coding sequence ATGATGCGTTTATCCGTTATTGCCAGTACCCTGTTCTTTTGCATGGCTCTTTTTGCCGGCAGTGCTGCAGCCTCACCAAAAATCAAAGTGGCTGGTATTTACACCCAGCCCATCCAGCAGAAATGGGACGCCTGCCTTCACAAGGCACTCCAGAAGGCGTCTGATCAGGGAAAAATTGACTATGTGTACTCAGAAAAGGTATCCAACACCGATTATATCCGTGTGCTTCGGGAATACGCTGAAAAGGGGGTCGACCTTGTTGTGGGGGAAGCCTTTGGCATATCCCGTGATGTAAGAAAGGTGGCCCGTGACTATCCTGGGGTGGCCTATCTCATGGGTGACACCTTTGGGCCGGAAAATCCTAACCTGTCTGTTTTTGACAATTATATCCATGAGCCCTGTTATCTGATGGGCATGCTTGCCGGAACCATGACCCAGACCAACAAAATCGGCATGGTAGGGGGATATCCCATTGGTGAGGTAAACCGGCTGTTCAATGCATTCATGGCCGGTGCAAAATCCGTAAACCCCGGGGTTGAGTTCAAGGTGTCATTCATCGGTTCCTGGTATGATCCACCCAAGGCAAAGGAGTTTGCCTATGCCCAGGTTGAATCGGGTGTTGATATCCTCTATGCCGAGCGTGCAGGTGTAGTGGACGCGGCCCGGGAAAAGGGCATTCTTGCCTTTGGCAATGTGAATGATATGAACAAGGAAGAAAACGGTGAAGGTGTGGTCGTGGCCTCTGCCCTCTGGCATATGGACCCGGCTGTGAACCGGGCGATCTCCCTTGTTAAAGAGGGTAAGTTCAAGGCAGAGGACTACAGGGCGTGGACCATGATGGCCAAGGGTGGTGCAGCTCTTTCAGGATTTTATGAATTTGAAGAAAAAATTTCGGCCCCCATCAAATCCAAGATTGCTGAAACTGAAAAGGCGATAAAAGCAGGCGACCTGATTGTTGAAATCAATGACACAGAACCCAAATCAACCTTCTAG
- a CDS encoding YwbE family protein: MSDGTRRADIKAGQSVSIVLKQDQRTNKLTQGIVRDLLTKSPRHPHGIKVRLENGLVGRVKIIHCD, encoded by the coding sequence ATGAGTGACGGAACCAGAAGGGCTGATATCAAGGCCGGTCAGAGCGTTTCCATTGTATTGAAGCAGGACCAGAGAACCAATAAGCTTACCCAGGGCATTGTCCGGGATTTGCTGACTAAATCGCCTCGCCATCCCCATGGGATCAAGGTCCGCCTGGAAAACGGACTTGTGGGAAGGGTCAAAATCATTCATTGTGATTAA
- a CDS encoding YaeQ family protein codes for MLTLIEGSVALKPTIYKLRITLADIDRDHYDSLGLTIARHPSETLERMMARVLAFCMNARETLLFTKGLAAVEEPDIWARTLDDRISLWIDVGEPLVDRIKKASRVSPVVKVYSFNSKSDAWWSQAREKFNGLGGVSVFQFHWQSVQALAALAKRTMDLSVTITDGTAYVAAGTGECEVVWSVLQESGLEEN; via the coding sequence GTGTTAACTCTTATCGAGGGATCCGTGGCATTAAAACCGACTATTTATAAATTAAGAATTACCCTGGCTGATATTGACCGGGATCATTATGATAGCCTTGGCTTGACGATTGCCCGGCACCCTTCTGAGACCCTTGAGCGAATGATGGCAAGGGTTCTGGCTTTTTGTATGAATGCCCGGGAAACGCTTTTGTTTACCAAGGGCCTTGCTGCCGTGGAAGAACCCGATATCTGGGCCCGCACCCTGGATGATCGCATCTCATTGTGGATCGATGTGGGAGAGCCCCTGGTCGACAGAATAAAAAAAGCATCACGGGTGTCGCCTGTGGTTAAGGTGTACAGTTTTAATTCAAAATCAGATGCATGGTGGTCCCAGGCACGGGAGAAATTTAACGGGCTTGGTGGGGTATCCGTGTTTCAATTTCACTGGCAAAGCGTGCAGGCACTGGCTGCGCTGGCCAAACGGACCATGGATCTTTCCGTCACCATTACAGACGGTACGGCCTATGTTGCTGCTGGAACCGGGGAGTGTGAGGTCGTCTGGTCGGTCTTGCAGGAATCCGGACTGGAGGAAAATTAA
- a CDS encoding helix-turn-helix transcriptional regulator, producing the protein MRVTKAADSVPVKVVISHENITALKLAQEKLTHRERELEQKSKRLEEANAALGAILRQRDKDRKQLEQTVLQNHRVKVLPNIQRLKSISQTAETAGLLVLIEKGLQEIASPFLQHLTSLGTTLTPQELQIAALIREGKTTKEIAGLLNLSAFTINFHRRNLRKKLGLTNTETNLRTFLLSLTD; encoded by the coding sequence ATGAGGGTCACAAAAGCGGCGGATTCCGTTCCCGTAAAAGTGGTGATCAGTCATGAGAATATCACGGCCCTGAAACTTGCCCAGGAAAAGCTCACGCATCGGGAAAGAGAACTTGAACAAAAGTCGAAACGCCTGGAGGAGGCCAATGCTGCCCTGGGTGCCATCCTCAGACAGCGGGACAAGGATCGAAAGCAGTTGGAGCAGACGGTTCTCCAGAATCATAGGGTGAAGGTTCTGCCCAATATTCAACGGCTGAAATCGATTTCCCAAACAGCTGAAACCGCCGGGCTCCTGGTTCTCATTGAAAAAGGGCTCCAGGAAATCGCATCTCCTTTTTTGCAGCATCTCACAAGTCTTGGGACGACTCTCACCCCCCAGGAACTCCAGATAGCCGCCCTGATCAGGGAAGGCAAAACCACCAAGGAGATCGCAGGACTTTTGAACCTGTCCGCCTTTACCATCAATTTCCATCGTCGAAATTTGAGGAAAAAACTGGGACTGACAAACACAGAAACCAACCTGAGAACATTTCTGCTCTCCCTGACAGATTGA
- a CDS encoding CHC2 zinc finger domain-containing protein yields the protein MPKKFSSQELFELRNFIPVEMLIREQLEMPSKISEGFFRFLCPICNEFQTAINPATNLARCFRCERNFNTIDLVMTVQRIGFKESVLFLKRLMGKVPDQNKDARQGLQNLVGGIGQTMPGGLG from the coding sequence ATGCCAAAAAAATTTTCATCCCAAGAGTTGTTTGAATTAAGAAATTTTATCCCTGTGGAGATGTTGATAAGGGAGCAACTGGAAATGCCGTCAAAAATCAGTGAAGGCTTTTTCCGTTTTCTATGCCCGATCTGTAATGAATTCCAGACAGCCATAAACCCAGCCACCAACCTGGCCCGGTGCTTTCGATGTGAAAGAAACTTCAACACCATTGATCTTGTGATGACAGTTCAAAGAATCGGTTTTAAAGAGAGCGTTCTGTTCTTAAAACGCCTGATGGGCAAAGTTCCGGATCAGAACAAAGATGCCAGACAGGGGTTGCAAAATCTTGTCGGAGGCATCGGCCAGACCATGCCGGGAGGATTAGGATAA